The Cellulomonas wangleii genome includes a region encoding these proteins:
- a CDS encoding ABC transporter family substrate-binding protein, giving the protein MALATTALVLAACTSPEASEPAASPSADATEEASTTAKEDLGITETADGEIFYSVGQDEWTGYNAFTADTYSTYNSAVSDRINPGGFFYFGTDGTIYPNEEFGSAEVVSGLEGDEPLVIEYTVNDDVKWSDGNAIDYADFLFEWVAQNPAWLSPDPKAPVFNHVSGTDYTQTNVPTGPQGEAGDMTFTVEYAEKYPDWKLVTGAYLLPAHVVAEQIGITEDDLVAAIKNEDVETVTKAAEFWNNWLSPTPGQLPDPAIAPSGGPYQLMEGGWTAGQSITLEANPNYWGTPAATDRLTIRFLAADAHLQALANGDLNVIEPQATVDTVSQLEGLGDQVKVQTGQNLTWEHLDYNFNNGVFSDAEGGLAAREAFAYCVPRQQIVDTLIKPVDEGAVVMNTREVFPFQDDYDEVVEASYDGRYDDVDLDAAKKKLAEAGVTEPVTVRIGYSAPNPRRTEEVALIKASCDQAGFDVQDVGSSDFFSNALVNGDYEVALFAWAGSGQIASGQNIYSTDYPQNYGGYSNTKVDEAWSALAASLDPEVHLEQTKVIEKELWDTLYGIPVFAHPGVIAHTSDIDNVRFTATQNGALWNADQWQRAK; this is encoded by the coding sequence GTGGCGCTCGCCACGACGGCACTCGTGCTCGCGGCGTGCACGAGCCCCGAGGCGAGCGAGCCGGCCGCCAGCCCGTCGGCTGACGCGACCGAGGAGGCGAGCACCACCGCCAAGGAGGACCTCGGGATCACCGAGACCGCCGACGGTGAGATCTTCTACTCGGTCGGCCAGGACGAGTGGACCGGGTACAACGCGTTCACCGCGGACACCTACTCCACGTACAACTCGGCCGTGAGCGACCGCATCAACCCCGGTGGCTTCTTCTACTTCGGCACCGACGGCACCATCTACCCGAACGAGGAGTTCGGCTCCGCCGAGGTCGTCTCCGGCCTCGAGGGCGACGAGCCGCTCGTCATCGAGTACACGGTGAACGACGACGTCAAGTGGTCGGACGGCAACGCGATCGACTACGCCGACTTCCTCTTCGAGTGGGTGGCGCAGAACCCGGCGTGGCTGTCCCCGGACCCGAAGGCCCCGGTCTTCAACCACGTCTCGGGCACGGACTACACGCAGACCAACGTCCCGACCGGCCCGCAGGGTGAGGCCGGCGACATGACCTTCACGGTCGAGTACGCCGAGAAGTACCCGGACTGGAAGCTCGTCACGGGCGCCTACCTGCTCCCCGCGCACGTCGTCGCGGAGCAGATCGGCATCACCGAGGACGACCTCGTCGCCGCGATCAAGAACGAGGACGTCGAGACCGTCACCAAGGCGGCCGAGTTCTGGAACAACTGGCTCTCGCCGACGCCGGGTCAGCTCCCCGACCCCGCCATCGCGCCCTCGGGCGGCCCCTACCAGCTCATGGAGGGTGGCTGGACGGCCGGCCAGTCGATCACGCTCGAGGCGAACCCGAACTACTGGGGCACGCCCGCGGCGACCGACCGCCTCACGATCCGCTTCCTCGCGGCCGACGCGCACCTGCAGGCGCTCGCCAACGGTGACCTCAACGTCATCGAGCCGCAGGCGACGGTCGACACCGTCAGCCAGCTCGAGGGCCTCGGCGACCAGGTCAAGGTCCAGACGGGCCAGAACCTGACGTGGGAGCACCTCGACTACAACTTCAACAACGGCGTGTTCTCCGACGCCGAGGGCGGCCTGGCCGCTCGCGAGGCATTCGCCTACTGCGTCCCGCGGCAGCAGATCGTCGACACGCTGATCAAGCCCGTCGACGAGGGCGCGGTCGTCATGAACACGCGTGAGGTCTTCCCGTTCCAGGACGACTACGACGAGGTCGTCGAGGCGTCCTACGACGGCCGTTACGACGACGTCGACCTCGACGCCGCCAAGAAGAAGCTCGCCGAGGCCGGCGTGACGGAGCCCGTCACGGTCCGCATCGGCTACTCGGCGCCCAACCCGCGTCGTACCGAAGAGGTCGCCCTGATCAAGGCCAGCTGCGACCAGGCCGGCTTCGACGTCCAGGACGTCGGCTCGTCCGACTTCTTCTCCAACGCTCTGGTGAACGGTGACTACGAGGTCGCGCTCTTCGCGTGGGCCGGGTCGGGCCAGATCGCCTCGGGTCAGAACATCTACTCGACGGACTACCCGCAGAACTACGGCGGCTACTCCAACACGAAGGTCGACGAGGCGTGGTCCGCGCTGGCCGCCTCGCTGGACCCGGAGGTCCACCTCGAGCAGACGAAGGTGATCGAGAAGGAGCTGTGGGACACGCTCTACGGCATCCCGGTCTTCGCTCACCCGGGTGTGATTGCTCACACGTCGGACATCGACAACGTCCGGTTCACCGCGACCCAGAACGGCGCTCTGTGGAACGCCGACCAGTGGCAGCGGGCCAAGTGA
- the ychF gene encoding redox-regulated ATPase YchF, with amino-acid sequence MALTIGIVGLPNVGKSTLFNALTRAQVLAANYPFATIEPNVGVVPLPDPRLETLAKIFGSERILPATVSFVDIAGIVKGASEGEGLGNKFLANIREADAICQVTRAFADPDVVHVSGRVDPEGDIEIIATELVLADLQTLENAIPRLEKEVRGKKTAPEVLDAAKRAYAVLETGQTLFAAGLADDEHVRALQLMTAKPFIYVFNTDDAGLADTAMQERLRALVAPADAIFLDAKFESELVELDEDEAREMLEANGQEESGLDQLARVGFHTLGLQTYLTAGPKESRAWTIRQGWTAPQAAGVIHTDFQKGFIKAEVISFDDLVEAGSVAAARAAGKARIEGKDYVMHDGDVVEFRFNV; translated from the coding sequence GTGGCTCTCACGATCGGCATCGTCGGCCTGCCCAACGTCGGCAAGTCCACCCTCTTCAACGCGCTCACCCGCGCGCAGGTCCTCGCGGCGAACTACCCGTTCGCGACGATCGAGCCGAACGTGGGCGTCGTCCCGCTGCCGGACCCGCGCCTGGAGACGCTCGCCAAGATCTTCGGCTCCGAGCGGATCCTGCCGGCGACGGTGTCGTTCGTCGACATCGCCGGCATCGTCAAGGGTGCGAGCGAGGGCGAGGGCCTGGGCAACAAGTTCCTGGCCAACATCCGGGAGGCCGACGCGATCTGCCAGGTGACGCGCGCGTTCGCCGACCCGGACGTCGTGCACGTCAGCGGCAGGGTGGACCCCGAGGGCGACATCGAGATCATCGCGACCGAGCTGGTCCTGGCCGACCTGCAGACCCTCGAGAACGCGATCCCGCGCCTCGAGAAGGAGGTCCGCGGCAAGAAGACGGCCCCCGAGGTGCTCGACGCGGCGAAGCGCGCGTACGCGGTGCTGGAGACCGGGCAGACCCTGTTCGCCGCCGGTCTGGCAGACGACGAGCACGTGCGCGCGCTGCAGCTCATGACGGCCAAGCCGTTCATCTACGTCTTCAACACCGACGACGCCGGCCTGGCCGACACCGCGATGCAGGAGCGGCTGCGCGCCCTTGTCGCGCCCGCCGACGCGATCTTCCTCGACGCGAAGTTCGAGTCGGAGCTGGTGGAGCTCGACGAGGACGAGGCGCGCGAGATGCTCGAGGCCAACGGCCAGGAGGAGTCCGGTCTGGACCAGCTCGCCCGCGTCGGCTTCCACACCCTCGGCCTGCAGACGTACCTCACGGCCGGTCCCAAGGAGTCGCGCGCCTGGACGATCCGCCAGGGCTGGACCGCCCCGCAGGCGGCCGGTGTGATCCACACGGACTTCCAGAAGGGCTTCATCAAGGCCGAGGTCATCTCGTTCGACGACCTCGTCGAGGCCGGTTCGGTCGCCGCCGCGCGCGCCGCCGGCAAGGCCCGCATCGAGGGCAAGGACTACGTCATGCACGACGGCGACGTCGTGGAGTTCCGCTTCAACGTCTGA
- a CDS encoding VOC family protein, with protein MRLHHVQVAMPRGEEAEARRFYGEALGLEEVQKPPSLAGRGGCWFRAHDGEVVVAEVHLGVEDPFVPAAKAHPGLVCASPAELDATADRIRRGGYELSWAERDTFEGYIRFHARDGFGNRVEVMTPTS; from the coding sequence ATGAGGCTCCACCACGTCCAGGTCGCCATGCCTCGCGGCGAGGAGGCCGAGGCGCGTCGCTTCTACGGTGAGGCTCTGGGGCTGGAGGAGGTCCAGAAACCGCCGTCCCTGGCCGGACGCGGCGGGTGCTGGTTCCGTGCGCACGACGGCGAGGTCGTCGTCGCCGAGGTCCACCTCGGGGTCGAGGACCCGTTCGTCCCTGCCGCGAAGGCCCACCCCGGTCTCGTCTGCGCCTCGCCGGCCGAGCTGGACGCCACGGCCGATCGCATCCGTCGCGGAGGCTACGAGCTCTCGTGGGCGGAGCGGGACACGTTCGAGGGGTACATCCGCTTCCATGCCCGCGACGGTTTCGGGAACCGTGTCGAGGTGATGACCCCGACGTCGTGA
- a CDS encoding ABC transporter permease, giving the protein MTRFILRRLGISALVLLGGSVLMFVLTINSGDPLQDLRESNDPNRDNLIAQRITTMGLDLPWYQRYWQWLTGAAGCLVGRCDLGTNRAGVEVSSMLENAASSTLRLVVGATLLAIVAGVFFGILTAIRQYSGFDYVVTFFAFLFFSLPVFWAAVLLKEYGAIRFNDWIADPSVSTLTTILIGLVLGFVVQAALGGDLRRRLMTGGGTALFVVVAITYFDAVDWWRRPALGLPVVALVSIGAGALMVALTSGFGNRRVVRAVGATVGLGLVSYLAFGGVLADPTWPILFGLYAVAVVIALACGWFLGGFSRRTAMWASFVTASVMAGTVVMDKALGAWAGYLQLQPRPISTIGSQTPNFDGTFWQDFLDKGTQLILPTVVLTLISLASYTRYTRASMLEVLEQDYVRTARAKGLSEREVISRHAFRNALIPLTTIVAFDFAGLIGGAVITEAVFGWKGMGELFRTGLTQVDPGPVMAFFLVTGVAAVVMNMLADISYAFLDPRIRR; this is encoded by the coding sequence TTGACCAGATTCATACTGCGCCGCCTGGGTATCTCCGCCCTGGTGCTGCTCGGCGGCTCGGTGCTCATGTTCGTCCTCACGATCAACTCGGGCGACCCCCTGCAGGACCTGCGTGAGTCGAACGATCCCAACCGCGACAACCTCATCGCCCAGCGGATCACGACCATGGGCCTCGACCTCCCGTGGTACCAGCGGTACTGGCAGTGGCTGACCGGAGCCGCGGGATGCCTCGTCGGTCGTTGCGACCTCGGCACCAACCGCGCCGGCGTCGAGGTCAGCAGCATGCTCGAGAACGCCGCCAGCTCGACGCTGCGCCTGGTGGTGGGGGCGACGCTGCTCGCCATCGTCGCCGGTGTCTTCTTCGGCATCCTGACGGCGATCCGGCAGTACTCCGGCTTCGACTACGTCGTCACCTTCTTCGCCTTCCTCTTCTTCTCGCTCCCCGTCTTCTGGGCCGCCGTGCTGCTCAAGGAGTACGGCGCCATCCGGTTCAACGACTGGATCGCGGACCCCTCGGTGAGCACGTTGACCACCATCCTCATCGGGTTGGTCCTGGGCTTCGTCGTCCAGGCCGCGCTCGGCGGGGACCTGCGGCGTCGGCTCATGACGGGCGGCGGGACCGCCCTCTTCGTCGTCGTCGCCATCACCTACTTCGACGCCGTCGACTGGTGGCGACGACCCGCCCTCGGCCTGCCGGTCGTCGCGCTCGTCAGCATCGGCGCCGGCGCGCTCATGGTGGCCCTGACGAGCGGGTTCGGTAACCGCCGCGTCGTGCGGGCCGTGGGCGCGACCGTCGGGCTCGGGCTCGTGTCCTACCTCGCGTTCGGCGGCGTCCTCGCGGACCCGACCTGGCCCATCCTCTTCGGCCTGTACGCAGTCGCGGTCGTGATCGCCCTCGCGTGCGGCTGGTTCCTCGGGGGCTTCTCGCGGCGCACGGCGATGTGGGCCTCGTTCGTCACCGCCAGCGTCATGGCGGGCACGGTCGTCATGGACAAGGCGCTCGGCGCCTGGGCCGGCTACCTGCAGCTGCAGCCGCGGCCCATCTCCACGATCGGCTCGCAGACGCCGAACTTCGACGGCACGTTCTGGCAGGACTTCCTCGACAAGGGGACGCAGCTCATCCTGCCGACGGTCGTCCTCACGCTGATCTCCCTCGCGTCGTACACGCGGTACACCCGCGCGTCGATGCTCGAGGTGCTGGAGCAGGACTACGTGCGCACCGCGCGGGCCAAGGGCCTGAGCGAGCGTGAGGTCATCAGCCGTCACGCGTTCCGCAACGCGCTGATCCCGCTCACCACGATCGTCGCGTTCGACTTCGCCGGCCTGATCGGCGGCGCGGTCATCACCGAGGCCGTCTTCGGCTGGAAGGGCATGGGCGAGCTCTTCCGGACCGGCCTCACGCAGGTGGACCCCGGTCCCGTGATGGCGTTCTTCCTCGTCACAGGCGTCGCTGCCGTGGTCATGAACATGCTGGCCGACATCAGCTACGCCTTCCTCGACCCGCGGATCCGGCGGTGA
- a CDS encoding ABC transporter permease → MTDPNSHEAHEAIVPMPGGQGADPGSLQPVTRVEDDLEGATTDRSYSQGQLVLRRFLRHRAAMISLAVLVFVTVLAFTSIGVGPIPGWWKYNYLQPVEVINGGRPTLSLWPFRIGEHPFGQDTIGRDWFAMVMRGTQRSLIIAFVVGIVSTLVGTAVGALAGYYRGWVEALLMRMTDLLIVIPLLALAAALGQISGGRNIFVLAMVLGLVTWTGLARLVRGEILSLREREFVSAARAVGTSPARIIVKHILPNTLGTIIVAATLSIASAILLETSLSYLGFGVKPPDTSLGLLISDYQNAFTSRPWLFWWPGIFILGIALAVNFIGDGLRDAFDPRQNRKKD, encoded by the coding sequence ATGACTGACCCGAACTCGCACGAGGCCCACGAGGCCATCGTCCCCATGCCGGGCGGCCAGGGGGCCGACCCCGGCAGCCTGCAGCCCGTGACCCGGGTCGAGGACGACCTCGAGGGCGCCACGACCGACCGGTCCTACTCGCAGGGGCAGCTCGTGCTGCGCCGGTTCCTGCGGCACCGCGCGGCGATGATCTCCCTCGCGGTCCTCGTGTTCGTCACGGTGCTCGCGTTCACGTCCATCGGCGTGGGCCCGATCCCGGGGTGGTGGAAGTACAACTACCTGCAGCCGGTCGAGGTGATCAACGGCGGTCGCCCCACGCTCTCGCTGTGGCCCTTCCGGATCGGGGAGCACCCCTTCGGCCAGGACACGATCGGGCGCGACTGGTTCGCCATGGTCATGCGCGGCACGCAGCGCTCGCTCATCATCGCGTTCGTGGTCGGCATCGTCTCGACGCTCGTCGGTACGGCCGTCGGCGCACTCGCGGGCTACTACCGCGGGTGGGTCGAGGCCCTGCTCATGCGCATGACGGACCTGCTCATCGTGATCCCGCTGCTCGCGCTGGCCGCGGCGCTCGGCCAGATCTCGGGCGGCCGCAACATCTTCGTCCTGGCGATGGTGCTCGGGCTCGTGACCTGGACCGGTCTGGCGCGCCTCGTGCGCGGCGAGATCCTGTCGCTGCGCGAGCGCGAGTTCGTCTCGGCGGCCCGCGCGGTCGGCACGTCGCCGGCGCGCATCATCGTCAAGCACATCCTGCCGAACACGCTGGGCACGATCATCGTGGCGGCGACGCTGTCGATCGCGTCGGCGATCCTGCTGGAGACTTCGCTGTCCTACCTGGGCTTCGGCGTCAAGCCGCCGGACACCTCGCTGGGTCTCCTGATCTCCGACTACCAGAACGCGTTCACGTCGCGTCCGTGGCTGTTCTGGTGGCCCGGCATCTTC